In Mixophyes fleayi isolate aMixFle1 chromosome 11, aMixFle1.hap1, whole genome shotgun sequence, one DNA window encodes the following:
- the LOC142106653 gene encoding olfactory receptor 5V1-like codes for MNSKNHTTISEFILMGLSEVSEVQIICFVLLLCIYIVTLLGNMSLIIAYIFSANLQTPMYFFLANFSFLDICYISSTVPKMLSNLLSGSKTISFYGCALQLYSFGVCGGTECYVLAAMAYDRNNAICHPLRYSAVMNKSTCIKLVAGSWLIGSVNIMIHTVLTFKLPFCDNKIDQVFCDIPPLLKLSCIDTWTNELVVFCTSGFVILCSFILINVSYIQIISIIVNVHSTSGMKKGFSTCTSHLIVVTIFYGSIMFVYLKPKSSNAMYQDRLVAVMYTVVAPLLNPFIYSLRNNDVKKALMNIGLSIWT; via the coding sequence ATGAATAGTAAAAATCATACAACTATATCTGAATTTATTCTCATGGGACTTTCAGAAGTTTCAGAAGTCCAgattatatgttttgttttactcctatgtatatatatagttacaCTGCTTGGAAACATGTCATTAATTATTGCTTATATATTTAGTGCAAATCTTCAGACTCCTATGTACTTTTTTCTTGCAAATTTTTCTTTTCTAGACATATGTTATATATCATCTACTGTTCCCAAGATGTTGTCAAACTTACTGTCAGGGAGTAAAACCATCTCTTTCTATGGGtgcgctttacaattgtacaGTTTCGGAGTCTGTGGCGGCACAGAGTGCTATGTACTTGCGGCTATGGCTTATGATCGAAACAACGCCATATGCCATCCACTACGGTATAGTGCCGTCATGAATAAATCAACTTGCATTAAGCTCGTAGCTGGCTCCTGGCTCATTGGTTCAGTCAATATTATGATACATACTGTCCTCACGTTCAAACTGCCTTTCTGCGATAATAAGATAGATCAAGTATTTTGTGACATTCCTCCCTTGCTAAAACTTTCATGCATCGACACCTGGACCAACGAACTTGTTGTTTTTTGCACTAGTGGTTTTGTTATTCTTTGTTcgtttatattaataaatgtttcgTACATACAAATAATATCAATAATTGTAAATGTCCACTCAACTTCAGGAATGAAGAAAGGTTTTTCAACTTGTACTTCACACTTAATAGTCGTCACCATATTTTATGGATCTATCATGTTTGTGTATCTCAAACCCAAATCAAGCAATGCCATGTATCAGGATAGACTGGTTGCCGTCATGTACACAGTGGTGGCCCCACTATTAAACCCTTTTATATATAGTTTAAGGAACAATGATGTAAAAAAAGCACTCATGAATATTGGATTGTCTATATGGACATAG